From a region of the Triticum aestivum cultivar Chinese Spring chromosome 7D, IWGSC CS RefSeq v2.1, whole genome shotgun sequence genome:
- the LOC123169047 gene encoding uncharacterized protein encodes MPSGGRRLPPWTSPRGAAEAVPQRCSPCTPAGSGNHFTPPLSAGCCSYRVTPPVSGGGCPRPPRAPPAVDSPYLRAKQAQLIEKDPNKAVPLFWAAINSGERIESALKDMATVLKQANRAEEAVEAIRSFRHRCPNEAQESLDNILLDLYKKCGRTKEQIEMLTLKLRMVDEDLASGRWKAKLSKSHGRVVYLSLRDEKARLLGNLAWAYMQSENYEEAEMLYRQALAMEADYNKECNLAICLMKMGKVAEAKYLLQPIPYNCKDENHLRSFARATEMLRELESQTLPSPITQMKSKDSQILLAADVESLEYLHPQIFSSSSTQLNYEELQASVSVDTEKREDCNSQVLPSPVTQLKREGPQIMVATDGEKNGQSLQEYQYLSRLFNDAATPQSQLEKLRKRLVRKDRPNFSTQNQVQTPSSAECLPNPNGAMDASENPVQEGKGLVDGGRKAWADMVEEDEQQLGDGKNTSAQGESSKDASEQREKTSSPSQGSSSLKTPVAGVPRQSSSAGSWRRNDSRMSTDENVNRKFARTAPAWKQQKVQDHSNRVCQMLNTMHLNEKAQGTKQTPWRSSAAQRSLFHSHAPFGDNGHSQGTNHTEATNRWPKNVASTRPWRPQNRLRVFQEITNEMKQNVA; translated from the exons ATGCCGAGCGGGGGTAGGCGGCTGCCGCCGTGGACGTCGCCGAGGGGCGCGGCGGAGGCGGTACCGCAGAGGTGTAGCCCCTGCACCCCCGCCGGTTCCGGGAACCACTTCACTCCGCCCTTGAGCGCCGGCTGCTGCTCCTACCGCGTCACCCCGCCGGTGAGCGGCGGCGGGTGTCCCCGGCCGCCGAGGGCGCCGCCGGCGGTCGATTCCCCGTACTTGAGGGCGAAGCAGGCGCAG TTAATTGAAAAGGATCCAAACAAGGCAGTTCCATTGTTCTGGGCAGCTATTAACAGTGGTGAACGAATTGAGAGTGCACTGAAGGATATGGCTACTGTACTAAAACAAGCAAATCGGGCTGAAGAAGCCGTCGAAGCGATAAGATCCTTCCGTCACCGTTGTCCAAATGAAGCTCAAGAGTCTCTTGACAATATTCTTCTTGACCTATACAAG AAATGCGGTAGGACAAAAGAACAGATTGAAATGCTGACATTGAAGCTGAGAATGGTTGACGAGGATCTAGCTTCTGGCCGGTGGAAAGCAAAGCTGTCTAAATCTCATGGAAGAGTAGTCTATCTCTCTCTGAGGGATGAAAAGGCAAG GTTGTTGGGTAACCTCGCCTGGGCCTATATGCAGTCTGAAAACTATGAGGAGGCTGaaatgctctacag GCAAGCTCTTGCTATGGAAGCTGATTATAACAAAGAGTGTAATTTAGCCATCTGCTTGATGAAGATGGGAAAGGTAGCTGAAGCTAAATACCTTCTCCAACCTATACCTTACAACTGCAAAGATGAAAACCATTTGAGATCTTTTGCACGGGCTACTGAAATGCTTAGGGAACTTGAGTCACAAACACTCCCTTCTCCCATAACTCAGATGAAGTCTAAAGATTCACAGATTTTACTTGCTGCTGATGTGGAGAGTCTTGAATATCTACATCCACAAATATTCTCTAGTTCTTCAACTCAACTGAATTATGAAGAACTGCAAGCTTCAGTTTCGGTGGATACAGAGAAGCGTGAGGATTGCAACTCACAAGTGCTTCCATCTCCGGTAACTCAGTTGAAGCGTGAAGGACCACAAATTATGGTTGCTACTGATGGAGAGAAGAATGGACAAAGTCTGCAGGAGTACCAATATCTTTCAAGACTGTTCAATGATGCTGCCACACCACAGTCTCAACTTGAGAAACTACGAAAGCGGCTGGTAAGAAAGGACAGACCAAATTTCAGCACACAGAATCAAGTTCAAACTCCTAGCTCAGCTGAATGCCTGCCAAACCCTAATGGTGCCATGGATGCTAGTGAGAACCCTGTGCAAGAGGGGAAGGGTTTGGTTGATGGTGGTAGAAAAGCATGGgctgacatggtggaggaggatgaacAGCAGCTGGGCGATGGCAAGAACACTAGCGCGCAAGGTGAGAGCAGCAAGGATGCAAGTGAGCAGAGGGAGAAAACATCATCACCTTCTCAAGGAAGCAGCAGCCTCAAAACCCCGGTCGCGGGTGTTCCGCGACAAAGTTCATCTGCAGGTTCATGGAGACGTAACGACTCCAGAATGTCGACAGATGAGAACGTGAACCGGAAGTTTGCTAGGACAGCTCCAGCGTGGAAGCAGCAGAAGGTTCAAGATCACAGCAATCGAGTCTGCCAAATGCTCAATACGATGCATCTCAATGAGAAAGCTCAAGGCACCAAGCAAACACCATGGAGAAGCAGTGCAGCTCAGCGTTCACTTTTCCACAGTCATGCACCATTCGGTGACAATGGACACTCTCAGGGTACCAATCACACGGAGGCCACTAACCGGTGGCCGAAGAACGTGGCGAGCACAAGACCGTGGAGGCCACAGAACCGCTTGCGGGTCTTCCAGGAAATCACAAATGAGATGAAGCAAAATGTTGCATAG